The following DNA comes from Fusarium verticillioides 7600 chromosome 9, whole genome shotgun sequence.
AAGGCTTAGTATTACTCTGATATATATATGGCAATGTACCAAGCTTGGCTAGTCTCCCTCTGAGCCCCAGTATCTCAATATACAGCTTTGTCCTATCATGAGTTCCTAGGTATGTGGCTCGGGTGGTCGCCCGATTCATGGGACTGTGCTGAAGGGACTAAGGAGCTATTGTTAGACAAGTTAGGAGTATAGTATGAGAGCCTTAAGCTGATGAACACGTGAGTGATCCTAAAGTAATCACTAAAGACTTGACTACCATTTGAGCATTGGGGTATTCATTTCGTATGGCTGATTTAGATCTTGACCACTAAGAACATTTGAAGTTCGTGAAAACATCTGCCACGAGATCATCCAGTGAAACGTGAGAGCTCGATACATATACATTCTTCAGCTCCCTGTCAGCTAATACATAGTCAACTGCCATTTTCTGCAGCTTTCGGAATGCGAGGTTCAGTTCTCGGTGATTCGGGTGATAGTTGCAGCGGTGGAGTTCTTCCTTCACCGCACGCATTGGGAGCCTGTTAACAGTAAAGGTGAAACAACCCCCAAATACGCAAAAGGCCAGTAGATCAATGTAGTAGCACGTCGAGACGATCCTGGCTGCTCTTTGGCATGATTCGAGGAACATCTTAAACATTGGGGGACTTGTCTGTCGCTCGCCTTTTTCGTGCAGACGGAAAAAGCCCTTGCATGATTTCATGGCCGATGGAGCCTCACGCCCCCACAGTTTACGTTCGAAACTTTGGGGTATATACGTTTGTGGTCTGATGATCGAGCTTCGGAGATGGAGTTTATGCATAATTACATTGTAACGTTGAACTGAGACTGAGTTGTCAATATGGCCTCTAAGTATTCGGCAAACGGCTTTAGACACAGTGAATTAATGAAAGGAGTTGTGATAGGTGACTTATTCCCCAAGTAATGGCATCCGTCAAAGGTGAAATGCTCAAATGGAATATTTCTTGACCGCAAAGAACTTACTATAACCATTACCCCAGATTGACAAGTCACTGCCGGTAATGACGGTGGATGAGAGATCGTCACAATCCGGGGTATTTCCAGATCATCCACCAACCACGGCGTCTCAGCCCAGCTAATTCCACCAATAACAGCCCTCCATGACATCGATCTTTTCCGAAcgcaacatcaacaaaactTGAATGTTTCACATACCTTCACGATGCAAGGTTCCATACTCAGAGGATAGACTGTTACTCCTATGGACGCTGTGAGGCTCGTGATGGTATCTCCAGAAAGGGAAATTGAAGCCTTAGACTCCGGGGTCCGAATACTGAATTGGGGATTGGTGTCTTGCGTGCTACCAGTTGGAATAGTAGTATTGGAAGTTAAATGGGAGTGATGAAAATCTATAAAGACCTCGTGAGGCTCGGCGATAATAATACCCAAAATATTGAAACCATCAAGCTTTGGCTGTCTTCAACTGACCACTTCTGACTTACAcaatcatcagcatcatgaagttcactTCAGCCGTTACCACTTTCTTCGCCACCTTGGCACTGGCTTCTCCGCTTGAGAGCCGCGATGCCCTCCTCAAGCGCCAAGCTGCGGAGCCTTGCACCGTCGGATACTGCACCCAGAACGGCGGTACCACTGGCGGTGCCAAGGGCTcgactgtcactgtcaccaCAGTCGCTGCTCTCATTGAAGCTGCTAAACGCACTGAGCCTCTCACCATCATTGTCTCTGGCAAGTTGACAGGCAGCGATAAGGTTCGACCTGCGTCTGACAAGACTAtcattggtgctgctggaagCTGTAAGTTAACCCCCTTTCTATCGTCGAAGTCTGGACTAATGATCTGTAGCCATCACTGGAGTTGGCTTCTATGTTCGTCGCCAGAAGAACGTTATTCTTCGAAACctcaagatcgccaaggtTGATGCTTCCAACGGCGATGCTATCGGTATTGATGAGTCTACCAACGTTTGGGTTGACCACTGTGATCTATCCGGTGATTTAAGTCTTGGAAAAGACGACctcgatggtcttcttgacattTCTCATGGTGCTGACTGGATCACTGTGTCCAACACCTACTTCCACGACCACGTGAGCTCCCTGCCCCCTAAAAAGAACGATGCTATGACTAACCACTTGACTATAGTGGAAGGGCTCTCTGATCGGTCACTCTGACAGCAACGCCTCAGAGGACAAGGGCAAGCTCCACATCACCTACGCCAACAACTACTGGAAGAACGTCAGTAGCCGCCAGCCCCTCATCCGGTTCGCTACCGTGCACATTGTCAACAACTACTGGGACGGCATCCTGCTCTCCGGTGTCAACACCCGCATGGGCGCTCAAGTTCTCGTTCAGAGCTCTGCTTTCGCCAACTCTGTTGAGAGAGCTATCTTCTTTGCTGATTCCAAGGAGACTGGCtatgctgttgttgaggatgttgatctcgGTGGTTCAGTCAACTCTGCTCCCAAGGGTACTCTCACTTCTGCTTCGCTTCCTTACAAGGTTACACTTCTTGGATCTGGAAAGGTTGCTTCTACTATTCCGGGTACTGCTGGTCAGAAGCTGTAAGGAGAGATTCACGGGAGCGCTGGTAGCTTATGGTGATGCTTGGAGATTAGCATGATTCGATGGGTTTGGAAGGCGGGGAGACTGAGCATGGAACAAATTGAATATGAAGGACATTCCTTCACTATGTCCTCGAGTTCTACTACGAGTGATGCATATACCCTGAGGGCCCGTAGCTACCTCAAGCATTGCAAAGATCCTAGGCAGGATAGTGATAGAATATGTAAGATTAATGGCCATATATATGCAAAATCGTTGCTGgcatgtcgaagaagaatAAATACCATGGCAAGACTCTCTGCAACCTACTCTCACAGAGCTAGGGTTCatcttggttgtcttgaTGCTTCCCATGAATGAGATGCCCAGGTCTTGCCAAATTATTGGGGTGAAACAGTAGCTTAGCCAACAAGCTTAGGACCAATGTCATACAGAGAAACATCATCCAGACCAACAGACAAAGTAACCTTCTTTCCATCACTGCACCGAAGCCTCATCGTAACAGtaacatcgtcatcagatGGCGTGAAGTCGACGAAATACTGCTTATATGTACCCAGATTCGTAAAGTCGAGGCGCCACTGAACTATGATCGTGCTCTCTTGCAGAGCTTGAATGACGCAGATGGTGCTTTCGTCCTTGACGGGTGCGGGAGTGTTGAAGACAGTGGCGTAGGCTGTAAGACGGTAGAGACGCTCGGTATCGAGACCATTGACAGTTTGGTTCAGTTGGTTACCACCGACGGCTTCGGAGTCATCAACATCGTAttggctgcttcttgtcagTGGTGCCCTGGAATGGATTATGGGGGTGACTTACACGTATTTGTTGCCGGAGTGAGCTCGTTCAGGGTCGTCCTTGATATCGCTGGTTCGAACACTCCAATCAGTGTTGGGGCTATCCTCAAAATCGCCGTTCTGGATGTAGTTGGTAGCCTCGGGGGCGTCAGAGGTAGTAGTCGCAGCTTCGCTGGTAACCGCAGTAGTAACAGTAGTGAAACCCGTAGTCGCAGTAGCAGTCTCCGATTCAGTAAAAGTAGTAGCAGAAGTAGCAGTAGTCTCAATAGCCGAGGTCTCAGTAGCAGTCGCAGACTCAGTGCTCAAAGTCTCAACGCTCGTAGTCGCTGTAGTCGAGGGCAGACCAGTCGTAGTCGATCGATCAGGACGGCACAGCGGACGAGCGCTAGCAACAGCGCCGAGAACAGCGACGATAGAAATCCAACGCATCCTGAATCTTAACGAGAGTAATGGTAGCGTTGTAGTATAAACGAGTGTACGAACGGCAAACGCtgaagagaggaagaagtttCTTCTGAAAAGGAGACAACATTTTAAGAATTGGACCGGGCTGAGCTTTAGCTCCGGCCTCCCACATGACGTGAGGCACACTTCCTGCCAAGACAATATTTCTGCGGGCAAAGTAAACatgttggtgaagagtaCCTTGCAGACGAAACAATAGTTTCGTGACTCTAGCCAGAAAGATCTTAAGAACATGTCATCTTCAGTTAGCGCATTGTTGGTCCAGCTGTGATTTGCTGCAGTGAACCGCTAAAATCGATAGTTTCAGCAATTTTCAGGGGACAGCTCAGCGCTAAGGGTTTTATTGATGGCGCTTGAACAATTTTAGGGCCTCAGCTGCGGCGTTGACGCAGGCTTTGATAAGGATCAGCCCCTAAGCTGAAATTGAACGATAACCGATAAGATTCATTCAGGGGAAATCTTCAGTTTTTCTAGAGTCAACGCTGACATAGGCCTGGCGATCAATTGAGTTGTTCAGTTTTCCTTTCACTCTTTTATTATCTCCTCTTACCTTTACTTCTCTTCTCCGTTTATACTTGGGTTCGCGTTGGCGGTGGACAAGAATGCAGAGATCTGTCCAGAAACTAATCGTTTGGCTGGGAGCCATCTTCGTCGCATACCATATCTTCTCACTTCTCTTCGCGGGACGAGCCTCACGGAATGGCTACTCAAAAGGAATTTCACTGCAGTCCCCGGCTAAGCTAAAAGGTGACCCGCAAAGAGCCGCAGCAATTGTCGAGGCATTTCGGTTTTCGTGGGATAAGTATGAGCAATTTGCTGCGCCTCATGATACGTTATTGCCGATTAGCAAGACCTATGAAGATGATCGGTACGTTCAAACCTTCTGAATTAGTTCTGGATTTATCTCTGACTGAAGATAGAAATGGCTGGGGTGCCACAGCCGTTGATGGGCTGAGCACAGCTATCATCATGGAGGACGCTGAGATCGTGGATAAGATCTTGCGACAGATCATGCTCACGGACTTTACTGTCACTGTTGTACCTGATCAACCGATCTCACTTTTTGAAACAACTATTCGCTATCTTGGAGGTCTTTTATCTGGTATGCATCCAGAAAGCTTGCGATTTGGTTATCCCACTGACCTTGCCTCTAGCTTATGATCTATTATCTGGATCTTACAAGCACCTCGCCACAGACATGTATCTGAGAAACAACCTGCTAAAAGCAGCTATTATCCTCGCAGATAGACTCAGCATTGCCTTTGATACACCTTCCGGTATTCCAGACGATGAGATCATTTTCAACCCTCAGCTCCGCCGCTTCGGCAACATTGACAACTCCATCACTTGCTTTGGCACACTTGTTCTCGAATGGACCCGACTAAGTGACCTTACCGGTAATCAGACATATGCCAAGCTTGCGCAGAGAGCCCAAGATCATTTAATCCATCCCAAGACTAAACAGTCTTTCACGCTCCCAGGTCTGATTGGGACTTACGTCAAGCTCAAAGATGGGTATTTTGGAGATTACCAAGCTGGCTGGGGCGGTGGCTCGGATAGTTACTACGAgtatctcatcaagatgTATGCATACGATCCAGTCGCTTTTGCTGAGTATGGAGAAAGCTGGATCAAGGCGGCTGAGTCGTCGATGCTGTATCTtgcttcttcgccatcgaCGAGGCCTGATCTAACGTTCCTCGGAGAGATGCGTGGCAACACCATGATTCCGATTTCTAGCCACTGTAAGTCACGCAGATCGCTGAGTTGACTGTGAGAATATGCTAATACAAACAGTGGCAAGCGTTTGCGGTGGCTCGCTGATCCTAggcgggcttcttctccagaacCAAAcctttgttgactttggcgtCAAACTCTCCGAGTCATACTATGATGTCTACCGTCAAAGTCCAAGCGGTATCGGTCCTGAACTGTTCCGCTGGGTCGACGACGGCCGCCAACCCCTCGCAAAAGCATCATCCAAACGTCTCCCCGCGCCAAAATGGCAATCATTCTACGAGAAGAGCGGATACTACCATACCAATGCCGAATACATCCTCCGCCCAGAGACAATCGAGAGTCTGTACTACGCCTACCGCGCCACCGGTGATCGCAAGTACCAAGACTGGGCATGGGAAGCGTTCGAGGCTTTGAACAGGATGTGCAAGGTTGAGGGAGGATACACAGGCTTGAAGAGTGTTATGAAGACAAAGGACGATAAGACGAGGAAGTTTGTGGATAAGATGGAGAGTTTTTGGTTGGCGGAGACGTTGAAGTATTTGTATTTGATGTTTGCGGAGGATTCCGAGTTGCAGGTTAGGAGTGATGGGAAGATGAAGTATGT
Coding sequences within:
- a CDS encoding pectate lyase plyB encodes the protein MKFTSAVTTFFATLALASPLESRDALLKRQAAEPCTVGYCTQNGGTTGGAKGSTVTVTTVAALIEAAKRTEPLTIIVSGKLTGSDKVRPASDKTIIGAAGSSITGVGFYVRRQKNVILRNLKIAKVDASNGDAIGIDESTNVWVDHCDLSGDLSLGKDDLDGLLDISHGADWITVSNTYFHDHWKGSLIGHSDSNASEDKGKLHITYANNYWKNVSSRQPLIRFATVHIVNNYWDGILLSGVNTRMGAQVLVQSSAFANSVERAIFFADSKETGYAVVEDVDLGGSVNSAPKGTLTSASLPYKVTLLGSGKVASTIPGTAGQKL